The proteins below come from a single Euzebyales bacterium genomic window:
- a CDS encoding M50 family metallopeptidase yields the protein MAVTDATVLAWLPAIGALVLVASPRPWRVLRPVVTIAHEGGHVAVALLAGRRLAGVRVHADASGLTRSRGRDDGPGMVATLLAGYVTPCVLGLAAALLVSAGRHLVVLGTAVALLVALLVTMRNVFGVVAVVATGAALVGLTAYASPPFQEACAALLAWFLLFGGVRSVVDLRRGRRGGARDSDADQLARLTRVPAVLWVLAFAAVSLGALAAATALLMRA from the coding sequence GTGGCGGTGACCGACGCGACGGTGCTGGCGTGGCTGCCCGCCATCGGTGCGCTGGTGCTCGTCGCGTCGCCGCGACCGTGGCGGGTGCTTCGACCCGTGGTGACCATCGCCCACGAGGGCGGGCACGTCGCCGTGGCGCTGCTGGCAGGTCGCCGCCTCGCTGGTGTGCGCGTCCACGCGGACGCGTCGGGACTCACCCGGTCGCGCGGCCGGGACGATGGGCCGGGGATGGTCGCGACACTGCTCGCAGGCTACGTCACACCCTGCGTCCTGGGGCTCGCCGCGGCCCTCTTGGTGTCGGCCGGGCGGCACCTGGTCGTCCTGGGGACGGCGGTCGCGCTGCTGGTCGCGCTGCTCGTGACGATGCGCAACGTCTTCGGCGTCGTGGCCGTCGTGGCGACCGGAGCCGCCCTGGTCGGTCTGACGGCGTACGCCTCACCGCCCTTCCAGGAGGCCTGTGCGGCGCTGCTGGCCTGGTTCCTGCTGTTCGGAGGCGTGCGGTCGGTGGTGGACCTGCGCCGGGGACGACGCGGTGGTGCGCGCGACTCCGACGCCGATCAACTGGCGCGCCTGACACGTGTGCCAGCCGTGCTGTGGGTGCTCGCCTTCGCCGCGGTCTCGCTCGGCGCGCTGGCCGCCGCGACGGCGTTGCTCATGCGCGCGTGA
- a CDS encoding GNAT family N-acetyltransferase, protein MIDLRPAGPGDHDFLWSVQWRALGSYVTEAFGTGEAEQRAFFDEHHDISWSRIVVVDGVDAGVLAWWSRDDHWYLGTIGLLSPFQERGVGRRLIGRLLADADEAGVAVRLQVLRSNDRARALYERLGFRVDSATGTHQQMERRPGGDPRPVSAPDEAGWR, encoded by the coding sequence GTGATCGACCTACGGCCCGCCGGGCCAGGCGACCACGACTTCCTGTGGTCCGTGCAGTGGCGCGCGCTGGGCAGCTACGTCACCGAGGCGTTCGGCACCGGCGAGGCGGAGCAACGGGCCTTCTTCGACGAGCACCACGACATCTCATGGTCGCGGATCGTCGTCGTTGATGGCGTCGACGCGGGCGTCCTCGCATGGTGGTCCAGGGACGACCACTGGTATCTGGGCACCATCGGACTGCTGTCGCCGTTCCAGGAACGTGGCGTCGGTCGGCGACTCATCGGTCGCCTGTTGGCCGACGCCGATGAAGCTGGTGTGGCCGTCCGCCTTCAGGTGCTGCGGTCGAACGACCGTGCCCGGGCGCTGTACGAGCGTCTGGGTTTCCGCGTCGACAGTGCCACCGGGACCCACCAGCAGATGGAGCGGCGGCCCGGCGGCGACCCTCGTCCGGTGTCGGCGCCCGACGAGGCGGGGTGGCGGTGA
- a CDS encoding FAD-dependent oxidoreductase, whose protein sequence is MSTIPDSADVVVIGAGIVGNCLVGHLAQHGWRHIVQVDKGPLPDPGGSTGHASNFIFPVDHGKELALLTLDSQRQYEEMGVQTTSGGIEVARTPERVHELKRRMSAAKAWGVESYLLNADEVKELVPFINHEIVLAGFYTPSVSVVDSLRAGTIMRERAQELGALTSMASTEVLDIETDNGRVAGVKTDRGDIATPTVVIACGVWSPRIAEMAGATIPLTPAVHQMIDVGPIPELLDTRAEIAFPIVRDMDTLMYERQNGGDMEVGSYAHRPILHRADDIPSIEEAQLSPTQMPFTQEDFDPQMEDALELFPEALTVEGAGVRHAINGLLSLTPDGNPILGETVEVKGLWSAAAVWIKEGPGVGRALAEWMTHGEPEIDLHGADVARFYPHQRAVAHVEARTSEGFNKTYGIVHPREQWESNRPLRTSPFYPRQQELGAVFFEAAGWERPQWYASNGGLVEEYGVEGREHEWDARWWSPIIDGEHLAMRDRVAMIDLTAFALFDVIGPGALDFMQRMTVSQMDRPPGRIMYTPVLTPNGGFRSDLTVVRLGDDHFRIITGGADGPRDHKWFTDHLPADGSAQLVDVTSAYCTLGLWGPKARDVLSAITEDDISNVGLAYGYATQIRIGSLPVLAVRISYVGELGWELHCPMEHGLALWDAVYAAGQPHGIVPAGIGVYGTTGRLEKGYRLMGAELESEYNPVEAGLALPKVKRADFIGREAYLKARDEDPAAIMCTLTVDDHTSEDGIARYPSGGEPIVTPDGERIVDAKGRPSYVTSAGAGPSVGRYLLLAYLPPEHAQEGTKLAVEYINELYPVTVAVAGRTPLFDPDDERMKA, encoded by the coding sequence GTGAGCACCATACCGGACAGCGCCGACGTCGTCGTCATCGGTGCGGGCATCGTCGGCAACTGCCTCGTCGGTCATCTCGCACAGCACGGCTGGCGCCACATCGTCCAGGTCGACAAGGGGCCGCTGCCCGACCCCGGCGGGTCGACGGGACACGCGTCGAACTTCATCTTCCCCGTCGACCACGGCAAGGAGCTCGCGCTGCTGACGCTCGACTCGCAGCGGCAGTACGAGGAGATGGGCGTCCAGACCACGTCCGGCGGCATCGAGGTCGCGCGCACACCTGAGCGCGTCCACGAGCTGAAGCGGCGGATGTCAGCGGCCAAGGCGTGGGGCGTCGAGTCCTACCTGCTGAACGCTGACGAGGTCAAAGAGCTCGTGCCGTTCATCAACCACGAGATCGTCCTGGCGGGCTTCTACACGCCGTCGGTGTCGGTCGTCGACTCGTTACGCGCCGGCACGATCATGCGCGAGCGGGCGCAGGAGCTCGGCGCGCTGACCTCCATGGCCAGCACCGAGGTGCTCGACATCGAGACCGACAACGGCCGCGTCGCCGGTGTGAAGACCGACCGTGGCGACATCGCCACGCCGACGGTGGTGATCGCCTGCGGCGTGTGGAGTCCGCGGATCGCGGAGATGGCCGGTGCCACCATCCCGCTGACGCCCGCCGTGCACCAGATGATCGACGTCGGCCCGATCCCCGAGCTGCTCGACACCCGTGCCGAGATCGCCTTCCCGATCGTGCGCGACATGGACACCCTCATGTACGAGCGTCAGAACGGCGGCGACATGGAGGTCGGGTCCTACGCCCACCGGCCGATCCTGCACCGCGCCGACGACATCCCCTCGATCGAGGAGGCGCAGCTGTCGCCGACGCAGATGCCGTTCACGCAGGAGGACTTCGACCCGCAGATGGAGGACGCGCTCGAGCTGTTCCCCGAGGCGCTGACCGTCGAGGGCGCCGGTGTGCGCCACGCCATCAACGGCCTGCTGTCGCTGACCCCCGACGGCAACCCCATCCTCGGCGAGACCGTGGAGGTCAAGGGCCTCTGGTCGGCCGCCGCGGTATGGATCAAGGAGGGACCGGGCGTCGGCAGGGCGCTCGCCGAGTGGATGACCCACGGCGAGCCCGAGATCGATCTGCACGGCGCCGATGTCGCCCGCTTCTACCCGCACCAGCGGGCCGTCGCGCATGTCGAGGCCCGCACCTCGGAGGGCTTCAACAAGACCTACGGCATCGTGCATCCGCGCGAACAGTGGGAATCCAACCGTCCGCTGCGCACCAGCCCCTTCTACCCCCGTCAGCAGGAGCTCGGCGCGGTGTTCTTCGAAGCGGCGGGCTGGGAGCGTCCGCAGTGGTACGCGTCGAACGGCGGGCTCGTCGAGGAGTACGGCGTCGAGGGCCGCGAGCACGAGTGGGACGCGCGCTGGTGGTCGCCGATCATCGACGGTGAACACCTCGCGATGCGCGACCGGGTGGCGATGATCGACCTGACCGCCTTCGCGCTGTTCGATGTGATCGGGCCCGGTGCGCTGGACTTCATGCAGCGCATGACCGTGTCGCAGATGGACCGCCCCCCCGGGCGCATCATGTACACGCCGGTGCTGACGCCCAACGGCGGCTTCCGCTCCGACCTGACGGTGGTGCGCCTCGGCGACGACCACTTCCGGATCATCACCGGCGGTGCCGACGGTCCGCGCGACCACAAGTGGTTCACCGACCACCTGCCCGCCGACGGTTCGGCGCAACTGGTCGACGTGACGTCGGCCTACTGCACGCTCGGGCTCTGGGGTCCGAAGGCCCGTGACGTGCTGTCGGCGATCACCGAGGACGACATCTCCAACGTGGGACTGGCGTACGGGTACGCCACGCAGATCCGGATCGGGTCGCTGCCGGTGCTGGCCGTGCGCATCTCCTACGTCGGCGAGCTCGGTTGGGAGCTGCACTGCCCTATGGAGCACGGTCTGGCGCTGTGGGACGCCGTGTACGCGGCCGGTCAGCCGCACGGCATCGTGCCGGCCGGCATCGGCGTCTACGGCACGACAGGTCGCCTGGAGAAGGGCTACCGGCTGATGGGGGCCGAGCTCGAGTCGGAGTACAACCCCGTCGAGGCGGGCCTGGCGCTGCCGAAGGTCAAGCGGGCCGACTTCATCGGCCGCGAGGCGTACCTGAAGGCGCGCGACGAGGACCCGGCGGCGATCATGTGCACGCTGACGGTCGACGACCACACGTCCGAAGATGGCATCGCCCGCTACCCCAGCGGCGGGGAGCCGATCGTCACGCCCGACGGTGAGCGCATCGTCGATGCCAAGGGGCGGCCGTCCTACGTCACCAGCGCCGGCGCCGGCCCGTCGGTGGGCAGGTACCTGCTGCTGGCCTACCTGCCGCCAGAGCACGCGCAGGAGGGCACGAAGCTGGCAGTCGAGTACATCAACGAGCTGTACCCCGTGACGGTGGCCGTCGCCGGCCGCACGCCGCTGTTCGATCCGGACGACGAGCGGATGAAGGCCTGA
- a CDS encoding electron transfer flavoprotein subunit alpha/FixB family protein, translating into MSAAHVTGPALLAFVEHESGVVDETGLELVSAGRAIAEDLGAVLHAIVIGPGAETALERLGAYGAAHAHVVAHPDLAAYAPAAYAESIIQLMGTHEAVGVLASGTEKGNEVLAHVAARTDLPMAANCTEVAAADGAPWALTRLRWGGSLLEDAELDASTKLATLAPHAFQAAEVNGAGIGGVTSAASRGAGIGGVRASAASRGAGIETVAATEFQPELDGASTAVHVVDHEPSGGGVSLASAPVVISGGRGVGSAEGFAVLEELAGLLEGAVGCSRVATNNGWRSHSDQVGQTGTKIAPQLYVACGISGATQHWVGCKDSKNILAINTDQEAPLVTRGNYAVIGSLQEVLPAIVDEVRRRKGA; encoded by the coding sequence GTGAGCGCTGCACACGTCACAGGACCGGCACTCCTCGCGTTCGTCGAGCACGAGTCCGGTGTCGTCGACGAGACGGGTCTGGAGCTGGTGTCCGCCGGTCGCGCGATCGCCGAGGACCTCGGCGCCGTGCTGCACGCGATCGTGATCGGCCCCGGCGCCGAGACCGCGCTCGAGCGCCTGGGTGCGTACGGCGCCGCGCACGCGCACGTGGTCGCCCACCCCGACCTGGCGGCGTACGCGCCAGCCGCGTACGCAGAGAGCATCATCCAGCTGATGGGCACCCACGAGGCGGTGGGCGTGCTGGCATCGGGCACCGAGAAGGGCAACGAGGTGCTGGCGCACGTCGCCGCGCGCACCGATCTGCCGATGGCCGCCAACTGCACCGAGGTGGCGGCGGCCGACGGGGCCCCGTGGGCGTTGACCCGACTGCGGTGGGGCGGCAGCCTGCTCGAGGACGCCGAGCTCGACGCGTCGACCAAGCTGGCCACGTTGGCGCCGCACGCGTTCCAGGCCGCCGAGGTCAACGGGGCGGGGATCGGCGGGGTGACGAGCGCAGCGAGCCGGGGGGCGGGGATCGGCGGGGTGAGGGCGAGCGCAGCGAGCCGGGGGGCGGGGATCGAGACGGTCGCCGCGACGGAGTTCCAGCCGGAGCTCGACGGTGCCAGCACCGCCGTCCATGTGGTCGACCACGAGCCCAGCGGGGGCGGCGTCTCGCTGGCGTCGGCCCCGGTCGTGATCTCCGGCGGCCGCGGTGTCGGCAGCGCGGAGGGCTTCGCGGTGCTCGAGGAGCTCGCGGGTCTGCTCGAAGGCGCGGTGGGGTGCTCGCGCGTCGCGACCAACAACGGCTGGCGCTCGCACAGCGACCAGGTCGGCCAGACCGGCACCAAGATCGCCCCGCAGCTGTACGTCGCATGCGGGATTAGTGGCGCCACCCAGCACTGGGTCGGGTGCAAGGACTCGAAGAACATCCTGGCGATCAACACCGACCAGGAGGCTCCGCTGGTGACCCGCGGCAACTACGCGGTGATCGGCAGCCTGCAGGAGGTGCTGCCGGCGATCGTCGACGAGGTCCGCCGCCGCAAGGGCGCCTGA